One genomic segment of Erpetoichthys calabaricus chromosome 7, fErpCal1.3, whole genome shotgun sequence includes these proteins:
- the rpl34 gene encoding 60S ribosomal protein L34 yields the protein MSQAKKKKMVQRLTYRRRLSYNTASNKTRLSRTPGNRIVYLYTKKVGKAPKSACGVCPGRLRGIRAVRPKVLMRLSKTKKHVSRAYGGSMCAKCVRDRIKRAFLIEEQKIVVKVLKAQAQSQKAK from the exons ATGTCACaggcgaaaaaaaaaaagatggttcaGCGCCTGACATACCGTCGTAGGCTTTCCTACAACACCGCTTCGAACAAGACTAGACT GTCACGAACACCCGGTAACCGAATTGTCTACCTGTACACCAAAAAGGTTGGAAAGGCGCCCAAGTCAGCTTGCGGGGTTTGCCCTGGAAGACTTCGAGGT atccGTGCTGTCAGGCCTAAAGTTCTAATGAGACTTTCGAAGACAAAGAAACATGTCAGCAGGGCTTATGGTGGCTCAATGTGCGCCAAGTGTGTGCGTGACAG AATCAAACGTGCTTTCCTGATAGAAGAGCAGAAGATTGTTGTCAAAGTGCTCAAGGCACAGGCACAGAGccagaaagcaaaataa